From a region of the Nocardioides ginsengisegetis genome:
- a CDS encoding DUF3626 domain-containing protein, translating to MAEHLPVTLQFHPDWPSRDGWVIESMAADGVYRSQWTTGTSNGGLTAHEGGDRWRWESRLFDGRYDAAPAEDRPVYGALNHRRRSQGGSVRFGSCHVRLRASLGVRTTYCFPDSVFEPTLVGGAERLPELVAAADDSDHDELDDYVEAHVHGGVRFDEDVEAVVLDPCFRGGRVEQAAASLGCPVEWHAGFRVATAGLDPDYRGPEFVALAQSLGPELTPDVVGAAARTGAHDPQAIKRVWHLLARFGRG from the coding sequence GTGGCTGAGCACCTCCCGGTCACCCTCCAGTTCCACCCCGACTGGCCGAGCCGGGACGGGTGGGTCATCGAGTCGATGGCGGCCGACGGGGTCTACCGCTCGCAGTGGACCACGGGCACGTCCAACGGTGGCCTCACCGCGCACGAGGGTGGCGACCGGTGGCGGTGGGAGAGCCGTCTCTTCGACGGTCGGTACGACGCGGCGCCGGCCGAGGACCGTCCCGTGTACGGCGCGCTCAACCACCGCCGGCGGTCACAGGGCGGGTCGGTCCGGTTCGGGTCCTGCCACGTGCGGCTGCGGGCCTCGCTGGGTGTGCGGACCACCTACTGCTTCCCCGACTCGGTCTTCGAGCCGACCCTCGTGGGCGGCGCGGAGCGGCTGCCCGAGCTCGTCGCGGCAGCGGACGACTCCGACCACGACGAGCTCGACGACTACGTCGAGGCGCACGTGCACGGCGGCGTGCGCTTCGACGAGGACGTGGAGGCGGTCGTGCTCGACCCGTGCTTCCGGGGTGGCCGCGTCGAGCAGGCCGCCGCCTCACTGGGCTGTCCGGTCGAGTGGCACGCCGGCTTCCGGGTCGCCACGGCCGGGCTCGATCCCGACTACCGCGGCCCCGAGTTCGTCGCGCTGGCGCAGTCGCTGGGCCCCGAGCTGACCCCGGACGTGGTCGGGGCGGCCGCCCGCACGGGTGCGCACGACCCGCAGGCGATCAAGCGGGTGTGGCACCTGCTGGCCCGGTTCGGCCGGGGCTGA
- a CDS encoding MFS transporter, producing the protein MNRKLGILLAVYTAALAINLDVTIVNVALPSIARELDAGTRGLQWVVDGYNLAFAALVLAAGSLSDRYGRRPALIVGLLGFAATSVVGAFVDTTGALIGARIGMGVFAALIFPTTLSVISNTFTDRRQRAAALGGWGAVVGAGVALGPVTGGLLLDHFYWGSVFLALAPVALFATVLTVWLVPESKDPSVPRLDLPGLGVSVAMLSLLTYTIIEAPGRGWSSTTTLASFAVTAVLVAVFVVVERRAAHPMLDVRLFTDRRFSAASGAVMITFFSLAGFIFLITQYFQLVRGFGPLATGARILPVAISIAIASVAGGILAPRIGTRSVVTTGLLMFGSAMAWVATATVTTDYATVIVPQMVLMGLGMGLIATPATESIMLVLPPARAGVGSAVNDATRELGATLGVAIVGSLFSSVYGARLADGAFGALAGGRLDQARDSVAVAIGMAGRDPRLVAAAQDSFMAGLHAGCLLVAGICFAGAVVAVFALPGRNFVPRGALAPVSA; encoded by the coding sequence ATGAACCGCAAGCTCGGCATCCTCCTGGCGGTCTACACCGCCGCCCTCGCGATCAACCTCGACGTCACCATCGTCAACGTCGCCCTGCCGAGCATCGCCCGCGAGCTCGACGCCGGCACCCGCGGCCTCCAGTGGGTCGTCGACGGCTACAACCTCGCCTTCGCCGCCCTCGTCCTCGCCGCCGGCAGCCTGTCCGACCGCTACGGCCGCCGTCCCGCCCTCATCGTGGGGCTCCTCGGCTTCGCCGCGACGAGCGTCGTCGGCGCCTTCGTGGACACCACCGGCGCGCTCATCGGCGCCCGGATCGGCATGGGCGTCTTCGCCGCGCTGATCTTCCCCACCACGCTCTCGGTCATCTCCAACACCTTCACCGACCGCCGCCAGCGCGCTGCCGCCCTCGGCGGCTGGGGCGCCGTGGTCGGCGCCGGCGTCGCGCTCGGGCCGGTCACGGGTGGGCTCCTGCTCGACCACTTCTACTGGGGCAGCGTCTTCCTCGCCCTCGCCCCGGTCGCGCTCTTCGCGACGGTGCTGACCGTGTGGCTGGTCCCCGAGTCCAAGGACCCCTCGGTCCCCCGCCTCGACCTGCCCGGCCTCGGCGTCTCGGTCGCGATGCTCAGCCTGCTGACCTACACGATCATCGAGGCGCCGGGCCGCGGCTGGTCCTCGACCACCACATTGGCCAGCTTCGCCGTGACCGCCGTGCTCGTCGCGGTGTTCGTGGTCGTCGAGCGGCGCGCCGCGCACCCGATGCTCGACGTACGCCTCTTCACCGACCGCCGCTTCAGCGCCGCGAGCGGCGCCGTGATGATCACCTTCTTCTCGCTGGCCGGCTTCATCTTCCTGATCACGCAGTACTTCCAGCTCGTCCGCGGTTTCGGCCCGCTCGCCACCGGCGCCCGGATCCTGCCGGTCGCGATCAGCATCGCGATCGCCTCGGTGGCCGGCGGCATCCTGGCGCCCCGGATCGGCACGCGATCAGTCGTGACGACCGGCCTGCTGATGTTCGGCTCCGCGATGGCGTGGGTCGCGACGGCCACGGTCACCACGGACTACGCGACCGTGATCGTCCCGCAGATGGTGCTGATGGGCCTCGGCATGGGCCTGATCGCGACGCCCGCGACCGAGTCGATCATGCTCGTCCTGCCGCCCGCCCGTGCCGGCGTCGGCTCGGCCGTCAACGACGCGACCCGCGAGCTCGGCGCGACCCTCGGCGTGGCCATCGTGGGCTCGCTGTTCTCCTCCGTGTACGGCGCCCGCCTGGCCGACGGTGCCTTCGGGGCGCTGGCCGGCGGTCGGCTCGACCAGGCCCGCGACTCGGTCGCGGTGGCGATCGGCATGGCGGGCCGCGACCCGCGCCTGGTCGCCGCCGCGCAGGACTCGTTCATGGCCGGGCTGCACGCGGGCTGCCTGCTCGTGGCCGGCATCTGCTTCGCGGGCGCGGTCGTCGCGGTCTTCGCCCTGCCGGGCCGCAACTTCGTCCCCCGGGGCGCCCTGGCGCCCGTGTCTGCCTGA